ATATGATTGCCTTTGAATGTGGATTCTTTGCTGTGACAAAGGCACAACTCTGAACTCTCTTGTTGCAGGGAGAAATGCAGCAGCTACGTGACAAGCTTGCTATCTCAGACCGAGCTGCTAAATCTGAAGCACAACTAAAAGTATGTGTTGGACATCTTCTAACATTTGATATTTGTTTAAACTAAACTATACGTTTGTACAATTTTTCAGGACAAGTTTCAACTACGGCTTAAAGTGCTTGAAGAGACGCTGAGAGGCACCTCAAGGAACACAACTGAGGGAAGAAGCATGAGTAATGGACCCTCTCGCAGGCAGTCACTCGGTGGATCAGACAATCTACAAAAGTTCGCATCAAATGGCTTTTTGCCAAAGAAATCTCCATCTTCTCAGATGAGGAATGCCTTTACTTCTAACTCCTCCTCGGTGTTGAAGAACGCTAAAGGAACATCTAGGTCATTTGATGGAGGTACAAGATCATTGGACAGAGGCAAATCACTCCTAAACGGACCTGGTAAATATTCATTCAACAAGGCTTGTGATGAAGCGAAAGAATCAGAGTCGCCTAGTGCCTGGAAAGAAGATTCAGAGGAGAAGACAACAAGTGAACTCCCTCCGCCAACAACTGAAGACAACGTCCCTGGGGTTTTGTATGATTTGCTTCAGAAGGAAGTAGTTGCCTTGAGAAAATCTTCACATGAAAAGGATCAAAGCCTCAAAGACAAGGATGATGCCATAGAGGTAAATCTCTGAATATGATTGTAAAGACACCCTTATGAATggaagtttatatatatatatatatttttttggtagatGTTAGCAAAAAAGGTTGAAACGTTAACAAAAGCAATGGAGGTTGAAGCAAAGAAGATGAGAAGGGAAGTAGCTGCAATGGAGAAAGAGGTTGCTGCTATGCGTGTGGATAAAGATCAGGATAACAGAACTAAACGAACTTCAAGCACTAAGAACTCATCCAACACCGCCCAGATTCTTGCTGGAAGGTATATAGCAGTGTTGAATATCACGTATTTTGATATTGTGCAGTTTACTTGATCTATTAccattatataaaaaatcagaCTGAACTTGGTCTTCTTCTGCAGAGCTGCTGGACGAAGTGGGTTAACGAGGAGCACACAATGAGATATGATTGAAGTGATTGGTTCTCGTGGACGTATCAGTTTATAGGCTGGTGTGCTCCTTTTTTAACCTTATGTCTTCTTATTTCACTTGCTTTCTTTACATCCTCTTGTGATTTATTGAGCTACCATAAAACTGATGAGAATGCTATCTATGGTaccaaaagagaaaaagagagagagagagagagagagagagagagagagagagagagatgagtatGCTTTCTGACTTAGATCAGCTTACACTACTTAGCGATGAGGGGGAGGAGAGATGTTTGACATTTTGGTATCACATTTTCTGTCCTGCAGAAATAGTTTGCCTGGGCTGTATAGGTTTATTAGCTTTGTATTTGGAGCTCGTGTACTTACACTTGTTCGGTTTGTTCTTCAATTTACTTGAGGTGTTGTGTGATTATTTCTagttttgattttgttgttATTTGTCTCTCTATTTAGATCTTCAAGCCtactatcttttatttttttagttgttCAGTACGTCAAAATCAAATCCGTCTCAAGATACTGTCTTGTGATAAATAGCAGAGCTTGGTTTACAGGTCCGAGTCATGGCGGCTAGTCAAGCAGAGTTCATGTAACCCATTTAGTATCCATTCCTTACCACCCAGGACCGACACTCTAGTCACTCTAACAAACGCAAGTGCTATGTCCCCAAGCAaaccactctctctctctctcactctctctcctATGCTTTTTAGCTGTGTTTCAGCTATGAAGTTGCTAAAGGAAAGAAGAAACTAGTTTCATTTCTTAATCTAATGCAAGTATGAGACCTCGCTTATTACTTAACGTATAGTTCAAGAGGGTTTATATACAATGAGTACAGTCTTAGGTCTAGGTTAAATACAATAAGTGTAGTTTCTATAAACAGAGAATGAGAATATTGCAGCAGTAACTAGGCCGAGGATACGTATCCTTGACACATAAAGCCATACTCATAAACTAGTCTCAAGTAAAATAACATATACTGTATGTGTGTCTTCGTTACAAATTTTCCGTGGTAATATACAAACAAAAGATCTCTCTAGTAGAGTCTCTGATACTTCTCTCTAGTTCTTAAACAGCAGACATAGTCTGTTCTGAAACAGAAGCTAAGCCATGCATTAACCTGACAATCTCAGTAGTGTCATCCAGGTAATACTTAGCCTTGCTAGGCTTCTGACCAACAGTACAAGCGAAAACCTCAGCTCTAGGGGCAATCGAAGGGCCTTCAGTGGAACTGCATATCACTTCAAACATGTCTTCATCAGACCGGTCATCTCCAATACACAGAACAAACTCAGGAGGTGTTCCTTTCTCTTGCATCATCGAAAGCATCCTTCTCGCTATAAGTCCTTTGCTCACCCCCTGCATTACAAATCAAcaataaaaaagaagatataCGGAAACAAATGTTCAGGTTCTTGTCAGGACACAAACCTGCGGCTTGACCTCAACATAGTTCTGTCCTCTCTTGACTGTTACAGGCTCATTAGCAAGGACACTCTCAAGATGATCTAGAAGCTCTTTAGCTTGACACGAGCCGAAATCAGGATCAGCATCCTCATAGCTCCAGACCAGAGCGGTCTCCTTGTCTTCGATCGTTGATCCATCTGTTGTCTCGGTGTAAAGCTCCATCACAGGCTCTGCAATTTGTTTCCAAGAACAATCTGCTGCTGCCACACAGTTTTCCCATTGTACATCCTTCCTCAGCCTGTGTAGTAGTCAATGGTCAGGGTCCTTTCCAGTTGAGCTAACGACCTCTGGTGTTATAAGATTGACAAGGAAACAAGAACAAGATTAAATTGATTACCTCAGAAAGTAGCCATGTTCAGCAGCAAtcccaagcttctcacaaggaCTAAACCAGTCAGACAATGTCTCTCGGCTTTTCGCGCTAACAATGAACACAAGATTGCTCTTGTCCCTACACAACGTGTTCAATATCTCAATCGACTTCGACGAAGGTCTTTTATCAATAGACCCCTGTGGCATCAAAGTATCATCATAGTCCAAAAGAATAGCTCTAGTCTTCGTCCTCTTATAAGCAGACACTATATGCTCCATCGACAGCTTCCTGAAGCTCTGGTCTAACGCCACAACCCTGAAACTAAGACCAAACCCAATCCCCCAACACCTCCTCCTCCCATGCTCGCCGCAGCTCCTCTCaagatcttggaggaagctACGAGCCCAGTAACCAACATCATGCGTGCTCACATACTTGTAATGCTTCTCATGCCTCAGCTGCTTCTCCGGCTCAGCCACTTCAAGCGCACTGTCCATCGCATCAGCGACCGCGTCAACGTTCCATGGATTAACACGAATAGCTCCGCTTAACGACGGAGAGCAACCAATGAACTCAGAGACCACCAGCATGCTTTTGTGATGATTCTCCACCTTCAGAATCTTGTCAAGCTTCTCATTCCCTTGACGCGAAACTATATACTCATAAGGGATAAGATTCATCCCATCCCTCACCGCTGTCACCAAACAACACTCAGCAACTACATAATAAGCAACCCTCTCGTAAAACCTCAACGGCGCATCGATCAACACTATAGGATCATATCCAGGCCTCCCGAACGTGTTGTTAATCCTTTTAACAGTTGAGTAAGTCTCAGCTTTCATCTCTTTAACATCTTTCCCTTTCCCTCTAGCGGGATTAGCTATCTGCACCAGCACAACCTTCCCTTGCCACTCAGGATGCTGAGTAAGCATCTGCTCCATAGCCAAGAGCTTCAAAGTGATCCCTTTGAAGATGTCCATGTCATCAACACCGagcagcatcctcctccccttTTTACTATACTCCTCAATAAGCTCTTTCACTTTATTTTCCGTCTCGGGCAAGCTGAGAACCGACCGAAGCTGACCCATGTGGATGCCAACAGGTAAGATCTTGATGCTCACGGTTCTACCGTAATACTCAAGACCAATGTACCCTCTCTTGGACTCGTAAGTAAGTCCAAGCATCCTACTACAGCAAGACAGGAAGTGCCTCGCGTAGTCAAAGGTATGGAACCCTATCAAGTCAGCGTTCAGCAGCGCGCGGAGAAGCTCCTCTCTAATAGGCAAAGTTCTGTAAATCTCCGATGAGGGAAAGGGACTATGAAGGAAGAACCCTAGCTTGACGCGGTTAAACCTCTTCCTCAAGAAAGTAGGCAGCACCATGAGATGGTAGTCATGTATCCAGACGAAGTCATCCTCAGGGTTGATCACTTCCATGATCCTATCCGCGAAGATCTTGTTCACGGAGACGTAGGCTTGCCAGAGGGAGCGGTCAAACCTCCCTCCCAGGTCGGGAGAGAGTGGGAGCATGTAATGGAAAAGAGGCCAGAGCTGCTGCTTGCAGAAGCCGTGGTAGTATCTGGTGTAGAGATCTAGAGGCAAGAACGTTGGGACGCACTTGAAGTTTTCGAGGAGGAGTTGGTAGACTTCTTCTTGCTCGCTGGGGTGGATGTCTTCTTTTAAGCAGCCTACGTAGATGACTTCGGTGGTGGCTTCTTCGGATCCTAACCCGTCTTTTAATTGGAGGAGGAGAGAGTTCTCGTCTAGAGAAAAGGTCCAGCCTTTGCTACTACAACAATGGGTTGTGCTTGTACTAGTACTACTCTCTAGCTTTCTTTGAGCTCGTATTGGTAACTCGTTGGCTACGATGATGATACGGTCTTTTGGGGAGAGATCGGAGGAGAGACTTTCTTTGGAGTCGTTGTCGATGTTGGACATGATTCCAGCAACGGCCATGATGCGGGGGATCTGCCGGCTCATGCGGCCGAAGGTGGGAGAGTCTCCTGAAGCGAGCTCGAGCAGGTTTGAATACGATCttgaaaccattttttttttttgtttgtttcttgggATTAATTAACTGctgaaaaaagagagaggaacttttattttttgttgttgtcttgAAGAGATCAGGTTCTTGGTTCTTCAGACAAGTGATGTAGAGAGAGGTTTAAAAGAGAAAGCAAGGGTTGATCGAACAGATCATGGTCTTTTTAAGTCTTGAGGAAAGGAGAGAAGGAATAGATTCAAGAATATTTACAGCTTGAAAGCAGTTCAAAATCATTGAACGTGAGGTTTAAAATTTCCAACGAAAAGAAAGAGATTTTTGACTGTTGATGATGAGAAATGCTTATGCTGTTTTGGATGGACAGCTTGAGTTTTgcttttttaaaatgattgagAGTGAGATTAcgaatttaaaattgaaaactaaaagcgaaaaaaatgaaagaaaactctTTTCAGACAGAAGCTTGTTGCGCATGTGAACTTTACTCTTCTTAGTTTCAATGGAAGACTGTACTGTAAAATTATCAGCTGTAGTACTTTCTTTGAAAACTGTTGTATTTGAATCGTGCGATCGAAGATGTTTTGGTAAGAGTCGTATGTATCGAACGGCCAAAAAGCTAAGAGCATGCGAAGTAGGATGTATCCTCACGTCGAGAATTTATTTGATCTTATCCGTTAGTGGCTTAGACCGGAGTGGGACCCATAATTAGCTGTCCGAgcaaataaattagttttttttttgtcaactgcaAATAAATTAGTTAAGAAATGAATAATGGGGTTTTGGTATCAGCAAGACATCCACGTGGTCTCTGTTTATTTACCCTAATTAGATTGTTCGGCGTACTACGTGGCGAGATCTAGAGCTTTTGTCAGCAAAAGAGTGAGTATTCAATGTGATCTAAAACATCCAAGTCaataataccaaaaaaaaacttatacgAACTTTATCATACTCTTTATCATTATCGATTCCCTCGAAAACAAAATACAAGCAGACCCAACATACAATGTGATACAACACTtaacttaaaattttcttaaatgaGATAATGTTGCCGAGAATATCGTTAATAAATTAGTATAGGGGGCACACCAAGTCAGCAACTGCCAACTGGGGCATGTCTAGGAGTTGACAACCTACAAGGCGATTCTGAAAAAAGAAAGATGCATAAAGAGTGTTTTGCAACAAACTTTGCGTTGTAAATTTAAAGAGTATTGTAATGTTAGAAGTGCTTGAAGTTGTCTTCATAATCTATGAGACTATGAAATGAAATTTTAACTCAAGAAAACTACATCATTATCAATTTACCACATGAAACTGTAGAAAGATTGATGTCTCCAAAAGTTGCATATACAGTAAGGGAATGAATGCAAACGTCTTTATTTTGTTCATTCGACCGGGCCTTTAATCACATGACATTCACGACCGGGTCTCCGAAAGTTGTTCATTCAGCAAAACTAGGGGCGAAGCAGGAAGTTTATATAACGGGTGCACCAATAttaattaaagtaaaaaatagtaAATGCTTATTAcaacttaaatattaaaaacgatATTTTATAATAGCATTCTTCTTTCACTCATGGCTTGAAATCGGATCAACACTTCTTCATCTGTGACATCTTTAAGCAATTCTTTCTCGATTAAACAAATGAGATAATCACTTAAAAATGATCTCCCATTCGATTTCGTAAAACTGTCTTTACTAGTTTCATTGCAGAGAAACATCTTTCAACAAAACCAACTTCAAAAACCTATAAACCAAAGGATGTGCAATATGCTTTTGTGTTTCTACCATCCGAAGAGAAAGATCTCCAAGACGCTTCAGATTTTTAAATCATTGATTATGTCGTACATTGTCGATGAATATACCAAGTTGTTGCTCAAGAGATAAACAGTCCATAAAACTGAAATCATCCGGATATAACTTAGCCAACTTAACCAACTTTGACTTGTCAAATCCACGAAAATCACCATTAGGATTTAAGGAAGCCATACAAATAAGCAGCTCAGTGTTTACCTTAGTAAAACGATCATTGAACTCTTGAAGTTGCAGATCCAAAGTTGCATTAAAGCAATTAACCTTATAGTGATGTAAATTAGTGATGTTGGTTTTTTTCCTTGGCCTCCGAGaatcaataaaaatttcttcCATATTAAGCATCTGAGTTTCATGTTTCTCACAGAAAGAAGAAATTGTCAACATAAGTGAATCCCATCCATCATTTCTTACTCTCTGTAATTCCCGCTTAGTAGATTCTACTAGTGACATAGCATTCAAAATGTCTTGATCTTTCCTTTGCAGAGCCATCGATAGATTCTCACATATTCCCAAAATAAGTGACATCAGATGCAAATAGAACACACAATCAAATGTTTGGACGTACTTGAGAAGACCATGTGCATGGCATCTCTTAGAATCATCTGCGCCTTCCTCTTCAATATACTCAAGAACTTGAATAATAGTAGAAAACAACCCAACCAAACGCAATAGCGTTTTATAATGAGAACCCCACCTTGTAGCTCCAGGCCTTTGAAAAGAAATTTCTTGATTCAGTCCTTTCCTAGTGTTAATGTCACCACTAGCAATTCCAGCATTTATTTCTTCTCGATAATGTTCCCGGACCTTATCTTTTCGTTTGCAAGAAGCTCCAACCACATTCAATAACACAAAAACCATGTCAAAGAAATCAGCAATATCAAATATCTTTTTCGCAACAGCCACTACAACCAACTGAAGTTGATGAGCAAAGCAATGAACATAATATGCAGAGTTGTTTTCCTTAAAAATCAATGACCGCAGCCCATTGAACTCTCCTTTCATATTACTAGCTCCATCATAACCTTGTCCTCTCACTTTTTTTCAAGCTCAGTCCATACTTAGCAAACAACTCATCAATAGCATGCTTCAACGATAAAGAAGAAGTCTCTTTCACATGGACAACTCCAACGAACCTTTCTTTGACTGCTCCTTTCTTATCAACAAATTGAAAAACAACAGCCATCTGTTCTTTGTCAGAGACATCAGCAGATTCATCTACTAATAGACCAAACACTCCATTATCAATTTCTTCTATAACAGATTTCACCACTTCTTCTGCAAAAGCGTTTACAATATCCTTTTGAATCTCTGTAGAAACCATCTTGTTATTTCCTGGAGCATTCTCCAAAATAACCTTTTTAATAACATCATTGTGATCAGCTGTGTATTTCAGAAGTTCTTAAAAGTTTCCTTTGTTAGAAGACTTTTCTCTTTCTCTGTGACCTCAAAAGCTAATCCTTGTCGCAATAAGTATCTAGAAACATCAACCGAAGCATTTAACCTGATACGATGCTCATTTTTCATCGCAGTAGTCTTCTTATACATAGCATGTACTATAGACTGACCTTGATTCATCAAATCATCACACTTCTTGACAGCATTATTGTGAGAACTGTTAAGTTCTCCTACATGAAATGATAACCTATCAGGTTTATTCCAATTCGAGAGCCCATCTCTCATAAATCCAGGATACGCATTGTCTCTAAACAAGTAGCAACACAGACAATAAGCTTTTTCCTCCGATACACTGTATTCTAGCCAATTACCATACAGACCAAACCAAGCCAGATTGAATCATCTCAGTTTACCACTTATGAGCCTCTTTTCAAAGTTATGACCAAGTGGTTGACAAAGACCTCTAAGAAGATACTTGCGTCTTACCTCATCGACTTGGTTTACATTATAAtccttgatattttttttttttagcaggATCCCACGGCAAATCATCAAGATTTTCAGATGGTAAGGTGTTATTAGATGgtgaaactgattttttttatagtacCGTTCCATTGATTAATctacaaaaccaaaaacataacATAATCAAAACGTGTAGTCTagtaaaaatatgatttataaaacctataaaaaattataaacatctAAAACCTGTAAACGATCAATTCTAATCAAGAGTAAAGCTTCTATCTATCACTTTTTGACTTCTACGACTGAAACAAAAATTCAGATgctatttaaataattactaaTCATAGACATGGTTGGAACAATTGGAACAACTCAGAGCATAATTGTATaaacataaagaaaatttaattagtTACCAGTTTTGTATGGTAGACAAGAGAAGAAAACTCTCAGTTTGATTCGATGTTTGCACTTGCACGTTTAAGAAGAAgagctattaaaaaaatttgattaacCGTAAACACAATTAGGAATAGTTAGGGTTTAACAAAAAAGGTAGATAATATAATTGGGCTTTGGAGTTAATTTAATCTTTAATGggctaaattattttattttcttattttcatttaGGCTTGATGTAAATTTTAATAGGTGCACAATTAATCATAAATTATTGTGGGTGCACAATTAAAATTATCtaacaaatacattatttttcaaaaaattatggGTGCATGGGCACAGTCTCCCCACTGAGTAGCTTCGCCCCTGAGCAAAACTGTAGAAAGATTGaaattttgtttatcttttctaaATAAACAAAACTCTAAAATTAGTAACCTCGACATTCATGACCTAACTAAAAGGGCTTATATGATTTGTTATACTTATAGGTTAATATATAGAGAATTCTGAGAGTTTTATGATGATTATTTTTGACTTCGTGTACACATATATACAGAAGTTACAGGATAAAACAATTCTTGATATATTTACAAATCAGATAAGGTTTCTAGCAATTATATGATTTTCAGCTATAACAATAGTTATAATTAATAACCTTTTTTGTCAACataattaataacaaatatACTGTTAGTTCccttgatgtaaaaaaaaacttttaattctttctttttcattagAATTTAATCATTTATTATAGTAACACCTGTTGACCTAAGCTTGTAGATAGCTTTAGTTATAAGTTATAATTATCCTAATGAGATTAGGTTAGATTGAGAGTTATCTATAAGATATgtttcctaatgagtttaggaaagtTAAAGtagtatataaggagatgcTATGATTGTGGCATAACTTatgagtttgagtttgagtCTTTGAGAAGTAATTAATAAAGTGAGTACTTATTGAGACATTGAGCTTATACTCTTGATTCATAGTGTTACGATTCAatagttggtatcagagctttatTGAAATCGttagacacaaaaaaaaatcgagataCTAAGGTTCTGAGAGGAATCAAAACATGGATGATAAGAGTTTAGCCGTGACGACAGGCAAACCAAAGGAAAGCCATCTCTCGACGATCAAGTGTCCTATGCTCACCACCACTAACTACACGGTGTGGAGCATGAGAATGAAGGTAGCGCTAAGGGTGCATAAAGTGTGGGAAACGATAGATCCCGGGCTGGATGATAGTGACAAAAACGATATGGCGCGAGCACTGCTGTTTCAGTCCATACCAGAGAGTCTAATTCTACAAGTTGGTGATCTTGATACATCAAAGCTAGTATGGGATGCAATAAAAGCCAGGCATGTGGGAGCTGATAGAGTTCGAGAAGCAAGGTTACAAACACTCATGGATGATTTCAATAGACTGAAGATGAAAGACACGGAAACTATCGATGACTTCTCGGGAAAACTTGCGGAGATGGCGTCAAAGTCTTCAGCCCTAGGAGAAATCATCGAAGAATCTAAACTTGTGAAGAAATTCCTGCACAGTCTCCCAAGAAAGAAATACATTCACATCATAGCAGCCCTCGAACAAGTGCTTGATCTCAACACCACAAGCTTTAAGGACATGGTTGGTAGATTGAAAGCTTATGAGGAGAGAATCCAAGATGAGGATCCACAGGAAGAGCAAGGGAAGCTCATGTATGCCAATATGGattatcaaagctctcaagaaggatatggaagaggaagaggacaagGCGGTCGAAACACCAGCAGAGGTAGAGGTCGAGGACGGTATAACAATCAGCGCGATTGGAAACAAGGGAGAGACACGTCGAGAGTAGTGTGCTTTCGTTGCGACAAAACCAGACATTATGCTTATCTGTGTCCAGACCGACTTCTCAAGCTTCAAGAAGCTCTAGAGAATGAGAATGAGAGCACGAAAGAAGCCGAGGAGTTGATGATGCACGAGGTGGTATATCTCAATGAAGAAAACGTGATGCCAAGCAAGTTCGAGAAAAACTCCGATCAAGACAATATATGGTACTTAGACAATGGAGCGAGCAATCATATGACTGGAAACCGAGAGTATTTCATTGAGCTTGACGAAAAAATAAGTGGAAAAGTAAGGTTTGGCGATGATACGAGGATCGACATCAAGGGAAAAGGTTCGATACTCTTCTTGAGCAAAGATGGTAAACGCAAGATTTTAGCCAATGTGTACTTCATACCCGACTTAAGAAGCAACATAATCAGCCTTGGTCAAGCAACGGAGTCCGGCTGTGACGTTCGTATGAAGGAAGACTATCTAACCTTATATGATCGTGAGGGAAATTTGTTGGTGAAAGCAAACAGATCGAGGAACCGGTTATACAAAGTAACCATGGAAGTTGATAGCATCAAGTGTCTTCAACTCAAAAAAGTAGATGATTCAActacatggcatgcaaggcttgGACATGTCGGCTCCGAGACCATGAAATCAATGATCAACAAAACAATTGTAACAGGTATACCGAGAGTTGTTGTTGGAAGGGAAACATGTGCATCATGTCTTTTGGGAAAACAAACGAGACAAAGCTTCCTGGAGACAACAAGCTATCGAGCATCAGGTGTGCTTGAGCTAGTGCACGGAGATCTTTGCGGTCCAATTTCACCATCAACAGCCTCCAACAACAGATATATATTCGTCATGATCGATGATCACTCACGCTATATGTGGACTATcctattaaaagaaaagagtgAAGCTTTCGACAAGTTCAAGAAATTCAAAAACGTCGTTGAGAAAGAAACAGGAGTTGTTATCAAGAGGTTTCGCACAGACAGAGGTGGTGAGTTCACCTCTAAGGACTTTCAAGAGTTTTGTGATCACCAGGGGATAAAGAGACATCTGACTGCACCGTACTCGCCACAGCAAAACGGTGTTGTCGAAAGAAGAAACAGGACGTTGATGGAGATGACGAGAAGTATTATGAAGCATATGAGTGTACCAAATTATCTGTGGGGCGAAGCAGTGAGACATTCAACGTATCTCATCAACCGTATCGCGACAAGAA
This Brassica napus cultivar Da-Ae chromosome C6, Da-Ae, whole genome shotgun sequence DNA region includes the following protein-coding sequences:
- the LOC106353870 gene encoding alpha,alpha-trehalose-phosphate synthase [UDP-forming] 6-like — translated: MVSRSYSNLLELASGDSPTFGRMSRQIPRIMAVAGIMSNIDNDSKESLSSDLSPKDRIIIVANELPIRAQRKLESSTSTSTTHCCSSKGWTFSLDENSLLLQLKDGLGSEEATTEVIYVGCLKEDIHPSEQEEVYQLLLENFKCVPTFLPLDLYTRYYHGFCKQQLWPLFHYMLPLSPDLGGRFDRSLWQAYVSVNKIFADRIMEVINPEDDFVWIHDYHLMVLPTFLRKRFNRVKLGFFLHSPFPSSEIYRTLPIREELLRALLNADLIGFHTFDYARHFLSCCSRMLGLTYESKRGYIGLEYYGRTVSIKILPVGIHMGQLRSVLSLPETENKVKELIEEYSKKGRRMLLGVDDMDIFKGITLKLLAMEQMLTQHPEWQGKVVLVQIANPARGKGKDVKEMKAETYSTVKRINNTFGRPGYDPIVLIDAPLRFYERVAYYVVAECCLVTAVRDGMNLIPYEYIVSRQGNEKLDKILKVENHHKSMLVVSEFIGCSPSLSGAIRVNPWNVDAVADAMDSALEVAEPEKQLRHEKHYKYVSTHDVGYWARSFLQDLERSCGEHGRRRCWGIGFGLSFRVVALDQSFRKLSMEHIVSAYKRTKTRAILLDYDDTLMPQGSIDKRPSSKSIEILNTLCRDKSNLVFIVSAKSRETLSDWFSPCEKLGIAAEHGYFLRLRKDVQWENCVAAADCSWKQIAEPVMELYTETTDGSTIEDKETALVWSYEDADPDFGSCQAKELLDHLESVLANEPVTVKRGQNYVEVKPQGVSKGLIARRMLSMMQEKGTPPEFVLCIGDDRSDEDMFEVICSSTEGPSIAPRAEVFACTVGQKPSKAKYYLDDTTEIVRLMHGLASVSEQTMSAV
- the LOC125588515 gene encoding uncharacterized protein LOC125588515 yields the protein MVSTEIQKDIVNAFAEEVVKSVIEEIDNGVFGLLVDESADVSDKEQMAVVFQFVDKKGAVKERFVGVVHVKETSSLSLKHAIDELFAKYGLSLKKMAVAKKIFDIADFFDMVFVLLNVVGASCKRKDKVREHYREEINAGIASGDINTRKGLNQEISFQRPGATRWGSHYKTLLRLVGLFSTIIQVLEYIEEEGADDSKRCHAHGLLKYVQTFDCVFYLHLMSLILGICENLSMALQRKDQDILNAMSLVESTKRELQRVRNDGWDSLMLTISSFCEKHETQMLNMEEIFIDSRRPRKKTNITNLHHYKVNCFNATLDLQLQEFNDRFTKVNTELLICMASLNPNGDFRGFDKSKLVKLAKLYPDDFSFMDCLSLEQQLGIFIDNVRHNQ